The DNA region GGCAGTGAATCATGGCATGGCAATTTCTTTCCTCTTCGTTCATACTGTAGTGATAATGTCTTTTTGATTAATTGGTCTGACTTCCCTCCCAACTCACTCATCATTCAGGTTCGTCGCCTGTTTAAAAGCCAGGAGGTGTATGAGAACTTCCTGCGCTGCATTGCCTTGTTCAACCAGGAAGTAGTGTCGGGAGCCGAGCTGCTACAGCTAGTCACTCCTTTCCTGGGGTGAGTGGATGAAAAGATGCTGAATAGTTGTTTGGATGCAATCAGACTAATGGACAAAGTAGCTGCAGGGAGTTGACAAAAAGTGTAGAAGTTAATGATTGGTCTTTACTTTTAAAACTGTAGGGGGGCAACCACTGTAAAAAATAACGTATGCTTGATAACCAttatacaattttaaatgtatacGCAAATGGAACTTCTATGATCAGTACATATAGAACTTATATTATCTCATCACTTATGAACACAACTATGCCAGAAGAAATGAAGCCAACATGACAtaatacagttttattattattattattattttttattattattattattgtgattattgtgattattgtgTGGTTTCTCTCCTGATGTATctctgatttattatttttcatccatCTCCTTCCAGGAAGTTTCCTGAACTGTACACCCAGTTCAAGTCATTTCTGGGGGACAAAGAGCTCTCTCATGCTGTGTCAGGGCTGTCGGATCGCTAcatggaggggggagggggcagGGAGGTGGATTATGCCTCCTGCAAGCGCCTGGGGTCCAGCTACAGAGCACTGCCCAAGACCTACCAGCAGCCTAAATGCAGTGGGCGCACTGCCCTATGCAAGGAGGTACACCCACTTTAATTATCCTAAAGAGATGTCACTACATCAGTGCATTGCTTAAAGGTAATATGTAAagtttttgtttacattcaatGTTACTCACCAAGACACATTATGTGTATCCTTGAGGTCAGTTGAATGGATTTCCTTACGCAAATCACATTCGCAAAAGCAGATTTTACTTCAAAGTCTGAAACATGCGTTGCCTACATGCTAGCAGTCTTTTCCCCAGACTTTTGCTggaatatttctgtgttttctagCATAAATGGAAACATTTATAAAAGTGCTTGAATAGAATGTCATTGTGAAATGTTCTTCTATGGAAAGAGGTTTCCCATTGCTGATATTCTtgtatgtgtgtaggtgttgAACGACACCTGGGTGTCATTTCCCTCTTGGTCAGAGGACTCCACCTTCGTCAGCTCGAAGAAAACTCCTTATGAGGAGCAGCTGCATCGCTGCGAGGATGAAAGATTTGAGGTACGTACATCCTAAAAACAATTCTATATGCACTTCTTGTAGAGCAGGGGAGGTTTGTGTAAACATCACAACTTACACAAtggccttttatttatttttttgtttccctgctCTTGTATAAGAGGAGATAATAAGCTTTAACACAGAGTTCTGAGCACTAAAGTTTAGTTGATGACTGCCTTCTAAACTCTCTGTCTTTAACTCTCCACTCACAGTTGGATGTGGTTCTGGAGACAAACCTGGCCACCATCAGGGTGCTAGAGAGCGTACAGAAGAAGCTCTCCCGTCTTTCCCCAGAGGACCAGGACCGGTTCAGATTAGACGACTGTCTGGGCGGCACTTCTGAGGTCATCCAGCGTCGGGCTGTGTATCGTATCTATGGTGACAAAGCCCCTGAGATCATTGAGGGACTGAAGAGGAGTCCTGCTACTGCTGTGCCTGTGGTGCTCAAGAGgtcaatttcttttttccccaaatttcTTCACCggtaaaatgttaaattgaagaaattcagtttatgatTTTGATGAGTATGCAATACTATTACGGTCGATTAGACAATTTGGGTGTTACTTTAAGATTTAAGTGACAGTTTGatagaaatgtttatttgctGACAGTATGAGTAAGATCCCCATatcaacaggaagtgactttTGTACTTCCTGCCAACAAAGGTGAACTATGTCAGctgttttaaatatgtgtttgtgtattcagtGTTCTGTATCTAGGcacattgaaatgtgttttacccATGGCAGGCTTTAACATAAAGAATGCATGCCTGAAAAACTGACATGTTCCCTCACACAGATGCTTTAACCTTTACAATCAAACGTTTATGTGCACATGCAAGTTCAGTGACAACATATTCATATACATGGTTATGTTTTGTGAAGTCTCTTCATTAAAGATGTTTCTTATTCTGCAGGTTGAAAGCCAAGGAAGAGGAGTGGAGAGAGGCCCAACAAGGTTTCAATAAGATTTGGAGGGAGCAATACGAGAAGGCTTACCTGAAGTCCCTCGATCACCAAGGAGTCAACTTCAAACAGAATGACATGAAGGCCCTGCGGTCGAAGAGTCTTCTCAATGAGATAGAGAGTGTCTACGATGAGGTAAACACTTTCCTCCTGTCTGCCATCCAAACACTAGAGCTGTCATAATATGAAAAGATAATCAGTTGCAAATGTGTACAATTACACTTAACTAAGCTGTATGTGCTATGTTGTAGCACCATTCTTGAGGGTGGACAcaatataattgtttattatattttaaactgTAGTTTAGCATTTAAAcagaactctttttttttttttataaaatacaaacctttcacataaataaaaaaatgcattcaaactCAGAGCccaccaaacaaaataaatcacctcattctggtgtttatttatttgtgatgtTTGGGTGAGTTGATACCAAGCATGAATATAAGCTAGTCTTGTCAATGATGTTCTGGTTTCCTTGTAAAACTCAAAACAGCAGTTGACATAATTTCAACTCGAGAGAATCAAAAGAATCAATCAGAAGTTGATGGTTATACTCTGTCTGCTGATGTGGATCGTGTGATACGACTGAATGCAAGCAAGTAATGGTCcttgtgtttatattgtttttgtcatttcctttaatgttgttttcttttaaaacttcGTAGCTGGGAATGAATTGATCATGTTTTTACCTTAAATTTTATAGAGGAAAGATCTCTGCTCTCAGAGATTAATTTCTCTGGATCAATGCAACTCACcattaaaatcattttgtgtgtgtgtgtctttgaagtTGCCTGCATTCATCTTCATTCATCTCTGCGTTTTTCTGCGTCTCAGCGTCAGGAGCAGAGCACGGAAGAGGGCGGCGTTGGGCAGCAGGGACGTAACGGCTCTGGTGCAGCCACAGCCAGCGAGCCTCACATGGTGTTTACTTATGAGGACAAACAGATCCTGGAGGACGCTGCCTCGCTCATCATCTACCATGTCAAACGTCAGCCAACCATCCACAAAGATGACAAAGACCACATCAAGCGCATCATCCAGCACTTTGTTCCCGACCTGTTCTTCTCCCGCCGCGGCGAGCTCAGTGATACTGAAGACTGGACAGACGAGGAGGTTGAGCCTgaggagggggtggagagaGGAATGggaggtggagcagcagcagcagcagcatcaacaacagcagggggaggagcaggaggaggaggaaatggtAATTCTAATAATGCatcaggagcagcagcagcagcagccacaggtGGTCAGCCTCAACCCCAACCTGCCCAATCACAGCTCCAGACCCAGTCCCAACCCCAGCAGCAGCTCAATGGCGAGTCCAGGCGGAGACGCTTCAGCCCATCTCAACCTGCAGACACGGAAGCCTCCACCACCTCCAGTAGCACGAGCCAGCCTGCTGGGACGGCCTCATCCACCCCTGGATCTACGGCAATGGAGACGGGTTCAGGTGTACCCGGGGAGAAGGTGGACCTGCGCGACCCCGAAGCAGAGCACCAGAAAGAGATGGACGGTGTCTACAACCTTTTCTTCGTCAACAACAACTGGTACTTCTTCTTGCGGCTGCACCAGACCCTGTGTTCGCGGCTGCTGCGGGTTTACCGGCAGGCAGAGCGGCAGCTGCTGGAGCACCGAGCTGAGCAGAGCAGGGAGAGGCTGCTCATGGcagaaggaagaagagaaaaagcatGTGACCTCGCCATGGAGCTCCGCCTCAAACAGCCCAGTAAGTTCATCTACTAGTTGGCTATGCAAATCCTAGAATGGTTACGTTTAAGTTATTAACATGAGCTGGTTCAACCAGCTGCCACATCTGACGCAACCTGGACAAATAAGATTGTTTTGTggcttgtgttgtgttttagaTCCTGGAACTATGAGCAAGAGCTGTGATATATGTAATGAGTTAATTATCTTTAATTAATGGGCACTGAATAAGAACGTGCATTTAAATCCGTGTCTGATGTCAATTCATTCGGTGTTGAGTCATAGTAACACTGCACGTTGAAGAGAAAGGCTTGTTTGAAAATGATTCCAGATGTGTAGAAAGACGGGTGATATTCTTTTCTTTGCCCTGCTTACATTTGAAGTGGCAATTTCAGGCAACAGTTTGAATTAATGATCTCAACAAGGACTTCATTTTTAAGTTGTTCTTGTGGTAGTAAacttaatttattcatgttagAGGCAAAGATCCTGCCCACGCCTTTCTGTCACAACAGATCCACAGTCTACCTCCACACGGATGAATTAATTGCATTGTTATTACCTGCTGGTTGTAACAAATGTGGCATCCCTTTCTCCCACAGGTGAGGTGGAGTTAGAGGAGTACTACCCAGCCTTCCTTGATATGGTGCGCAGCCTGCTGGATGGCAACCTGGACTCCACACAGTATGAAGACACTCTGAGGGAGATGTTCACTATCCACGCCTACATCGGCTTCACCATCGACAAGGTCATCCACAATATCATCCGGCAGGTAAGCAGAGCTCACGGTCACGCCGACAATGATGACAATagtttaactttatttacaacTTTTAACGTATTCTTTCCCCCACTTTCTTTGACTTCAGCTACAGCACCTAGTGAGCGACgaggtgtgtctgcaggtggTGGATCTTTACCTggctgagaggaagaggggggcaGCTGGGGGAAACCTGTCCTCGCAGTGTGTCAGATCAGCCTGGGAGACCAGTTTCCAGTGGAAAGCTGAGAGAGTCATGGCCGAGGAGAACTGCTTCAAGGTAAGCACAGAGTCCTGGTGAATGCAGTACTGAATTACATATTCGGCCCtgacattttgctttttatttgagGCAAGGAAACTATTTTCTATGATCAAACACCAACTCTGCTGCAGTGGTAATATGCAGTTATTTTAGAGGATGGTTAAAAATTCTCAGATCACTAATGTATCCAGAAAAGCAAAGCACATCActaatagttatttttttatcatggaGTGTTTTGTTCAGAGAGAGCCGTTTCCTGTTTTACTAAAAGTTAATAATTTTCCTAATTGATCTGATGTGTAATGCAAGGGCAAACCTAGTTACATATTTACCTTCTGTGTTATGACTAATCTGCTTTAAAGGTGAATTCTGCAATTCTGGAGAAAAGAGTATTGATATTTGAACAAAGACACCCCTCCGTACAGAGATCCTACGGGATGTTG from Anoplopoma fimbria isolate UVic2021 breed Golden Eagle Sablefish chromosome 8, Afim_UVic_2022, whole genome shotgun sequence includes:
- the sin3b gene encoding paired amphipathic helix protein Sin3b isoform X2 → MKEFKSQSIDTPGVINRVSQLFHGHPDLVLGFNAFLPPGYRIEVPKNGVAFLQSPFSTQVSPGQQGKSVNALAVMATSGSAAAANIEAGPAQTSEVKAAPSESLSSSTPAGPPEPPSRLSLPLTSRESQNQATTSSVSPPASETSPVEFDSAISYVNKIKNRFLDHPEIYRAFLEILHTYQKEQLEVKESRGNRGSSGMTEDEVFSKVASLFKGQEDLLAEFGQFLPDAKRSLFTGSSLTGGKDQLKRLEEEDSLSKQNKKRPRPILLQHMSPLLKKKMKYSCTKDQSFASVGKHGVLREFSFFDKVRRLFKSQEVYENFLRCIALFNQEVVSGAELLQLVTPFLGKFPELYTQFKSFLGDKELSHAVSGLSDRYMEGGGGREVDYASCKRLGSSYRALPKTYQQPKCSGRTALCKEVLNDTWVSFPSWSEDSTFVSSKKTPYEEQLHRCEDERFELDVVLETNLATIRVLESVQKKLSRLSPEDQDRFRLDDCLGGTSEVIQRRAVYRIYGDKAPEIIEGLKRSPATAVPVVLKRLKAKEEEWREAQQGFNKIWREQYEKAYLKSLDHQGVNFKQNDMKALRSKSLLNEIESVYDERQEQSTEEGGVGQQGRNGSGAATASEPHMVFTYEDKQILEDAASLIIYHVKRQPTIHKDDKDHIKRIIQHFVPDLFFSRRGELSDTEDWTDEEVEPEEGVERGMGGGAAAAAASTTAGGGAGGGGNGNSNNASGAAAAAATGGQPQPQPAQSQLQTQSQPQQQLNGESRRRRFSPSQPADTEASTTSSSTSQPAGTASSTPGSTAMETGSGVPGEKVDLRDPEAEHQKEMDGVYNLFFVNNNWYFFLRLHQTLCSRLLRVYRQAERQLLEHRAEQSRERLLMAEGRREKACDLAMELRLKQPSEVELEEYYPAFLDMVRSLLDGNLDSTQYEDTLREMFTIHAYIGFTIDKVIHNIIRQLQHLVSDEVCLQVVDLYLAERKRGAAGGNLSSQCVRSAWETSFQWKAERVMAEENCFKVMFLQNKGHVTMTVELLDTEEAQADDPLDVQCLSSYMEQFVGTESSLCSQEGYFFKPVFLPRNLRRFRRWQVRQVEAMRCRREWHRQLGVENAGSLDCRFKLNTHKMVFVMNSEDYMYRRGALVKARKSQHRVAANQHERFDKWHQGWQANHVTAVAERSVQNWLLGEEEEDMIPCKTTCLSTELKGQAVNRYQVHYSGSKAPASP
- the sin3b gene encoding paired amphipathic helix protein Sin3b isoform X1 codes for the protein MAKIQTHSTAKQINQIQDKPYVITQKQVQQQHFQKLKVEDALSYLDQVKIRFANDPGIYNKFLDIMKEFKSQSIDTPGVINRVSQLFHGHPDLVLGFNAFLPPGYRIEVPKNGVAFLQSPFSTQVSPGQQGKSVNALAVMATSGSAAAANIEAGPAQTSEVKAAPSESLSSSTPAGPPEPPSRLSLPLTSRESQNQATTSSVSPPASETSPVEFDSAISYVNKIKNRFLDHPEIYRAFLEILHTYQKEQLEVKESRGNRGSSGMTEDEVFSKVASLFKGQEDLLAEFGQFLPDAKRSLFTGSSLTGGKDQLKRLEEEDSLSKQNKKRPRPILLQHMSPLLKKKMKYSCTKDQSFASVGKHGVLREFSFFDKVRRLFKSQEVYENFLRCIALFNQEVVSGAELLQLVTPFLGKFPELYTQFKSFLGDKELSHAVSGLSDRYMEGGGGREVDYASCKRLGSSYRALPKTYQQPKCSGRTALCKEVLNDTWVSFPSWSEDSTFVSSKKTPYEEQLHRCEDERFELDVVLETNLATIRVLESVQKKLSRLSPEDQDRFRLDDCLGGTSEVIQRRAVYRIYGDKAPEIIEGLKRSPATAVPVVLKRLKAKEEEWREAQQGFNKIWREQYEKAYLKSLDHQGVNFKQNDMKALRSKSLLNEIESVYDERQEQSTEEGGVGQQGRNGSGAATASEPHMVFTYEDKQILEDAASLIIYHVKRQPTIHKDDKDHIKRIIQHFVPDLFFSRRGELSDTEDWTDEEVEPEEGVERGMGGGAAAAAASTTAGGGAGGGGNGNSNNASGAAAAAATGGQPQPQPAQSQLQTQSQPQQQLNGESRRRRFSPSQPADTEASTTSSSTSQPAGTASSTPGSTAMETGSGVPGEKVDLRDPEAEHQKEMDGVYNLFFVNNNWYFFLRLHQTLCSRLLRVYRQAERQLLEHRAEQSRERLLMAEGRREKACDLAMELRLKQPSEVELEEYYPAFLDMVRSLLDGNLDSTQYEDTLREMFTIHAYIGFTIDKVIHNIIRQLQHLVSDEVCLQVVDLYLAERKRGAAGGNLSSQCVRSAWETSFQWKAERVMAEENCFKVMFLQNKGHVTMTVELLDTEEAQADDPLDVQCLSSYMEQFVGTESSLCSQEGYFFKPVFLPRNLRRFRRWQVRQVEAMRCRREWHRQLGVENAGSLDCRFKLNTHKMVFVMNSEDYMYRRGALVKARKSQHRVAANQHERFDKWHQGWQANHVTAVAERSVQNWLLGEEEEDMIPCKTTCLSTELKGQAVNRYQVHYSGSKAPASP